The following DNA comes from Candidatus Flexicrinis proximus.
CGGCCAGACATCAAAACCGGCTGGATCACGCCCTACCTGTCGGTGTAGTCGGCAAGTCTCCGCCGCTGTCTATCAGGAGGCGGAGACATTCTGAGTTGGGTATCGTTGGGTCTATATAGGCCCGCCGCCTGAGGCGTAGACTAGATGAGGACATATCCCTCGTCGTTGTCACTGCGCCGTCGCATATCCTGTTTCCGTCATGATGTCCCACTGGGTTGGTTATTCTGTCTTCATGGTCATAAGGAGTAATTTGAGAATGCGCAATCGCTATCTGCTTACCTTAGCGGCATTGCTGCTCGCTGCAGTGTTTGCCACTTTCGCCGCGGCGGGTCAAGTCCCGACCACCTATACCGTCAACATCGATTCGATTACATGCACTCAAATTGTCATCTCGTATGAACTCAACAGTGAGTCTTCTGGCGGGGCCGACTTTGCTCAGATCAGCGTGCTGGTCGACGGCGATGAGGTCTTCTTCAGCTTCGAGGACTACGGTCCGTACTCCGATAGCCTCTCCGTTCCGCTTAACCTCACGGGTGTCGGCCCCTATCTGGTCTCGGTCACCGTATCGATCCCGCAGTATGCGACCGGTACGGCTGGTGCTGAACTCGTCTGCGGTGAAGCCCCGGCGGACATCGAGTTTGGCCGTGTCTGCTTCGGTCCGGGTGCCGTACCTGCAACCGTCTTCTTCTACCCCAACCGCATCGAAATCTATGCGATTGATTCCAACGACGCCGGCGAACTCGTCATGTCCTTCACGCAGGAATACCTCAAGTCTCTGCCCGCCCGGCCGAGCGGCGATGCCTTCCTGATCGGGGACAGCGATGTGCATATCCCCATCGAGTTCTACCGCAACTCCAACGGCTTCTATCGCGTCGTAGCCGGCCCTGACAGCGAGGGCAAGACCTTCGAATGCACCTTCGGCGGCGCATGTTCGTTTGAGCGTTCGTGGATCGGTGAAGAGAACCGTCCGACCGACGAGATCGTTCCCCTGTGTTCCGAACCTGTGGTCCAGCCTCAGCCGACCCAGTCTCCAACCGTCACCCCATCCCCGGTCTTCACCGAGGAACCGGTTTCCATCCCGTCCACCTAACAGGCAAGCGTCCGCAAGTCCCAGCGCCCCGTCCGACATGGACGGGGCGTTTTGTTTTGGCCGTATTCCAGTCGTAGGGCGAGTGTCAGTATTCATCCCCGCGGACCGTGGTTACAGTAACGTCAGTTATGGATATGGCGCGCAGAGGCTTCGCCTCCGCACCTCCACCAATGGGCTTGCGCCCTCTGGACTCCCTTATGGCCTTCGGCTTCGCAAGCGAAGCCGAAGGCAAAAGAAGGGTGCAGGGATGCAAATCCCTGCTGGGGTTTGGGGTGAAACCCCAAGTTATCCATCATTCACGTTACAGTAGAGTCAGGGCTATCCGCTGAAGCAAACGCGGGGACGGAGGGCAAGCCTGACCGCGCATAACGAGGACCTATGTTGAAACGCATCACATCTCCGACCGTCCTCACCGGATGTCTCGCGGCACTCTGGACCCTGCTCATCTGCTACCTGATGCTTTCTCCCGGCTCCGGCACCGTCGCGGACGATGTCTCGCAGGCCTTCGGCGGCACCGAGCTTTCCGACTCTCTGGGCCATGCCGCCCTCGCTTTCATCGAAACCCTGCTGCTCTCCGCCGCCTTCCGGCCGCTGTTTTCAGGCCGCCGGGCGCTGTGGGCCGCCGCCGCGTTCACGCTGGCACTCACCGCCGCCCTCGAACTTGCCCAGCGCGGGATCCCTGACCGTTCCGCCTCGCCGCTCGACGTCGCAGTCAATGCGTTGGGGGTCGCCTTATGCGTCGTGTTCGTCTACCTCTCCGGCTTCTACGCCAGCCGGCCGGCAAACCCCGCCTGATCCTTCCTGTCTCGGTCTGCCGGATTGCCTGTTTCCGGCGCGCGAGTCCGGATGGAATCGCGCTTTCTAAAGCTCCTTTCATCTTGGCTCGCCTGCGCCCTCCTTAATTGCACTAGTTGGACGCATTGACAGCGTTTAATGCCAAGGTGTAAACTTGGTTAAATTACATTTTATATGTTTGTTACTGTGGTTTCACGTAAGTTAAATATACGAAATGCAAAGGAAGACCCCAATGGCAACACTCGCCGCAACCGGTGCAGATACCGCCGCGGATGCGACTAATCAGCGTCCCCAGTGGCTCACGGTCGAGTGGATCGAACCGCGCCTTGTCGTGGTGACGCTGATCGCCCTGATCCTCGGCGCGGCCCTCGAACGCTCCGACCCGTCTTCAGGGCTTGTAGCCCTGCTGGCAGTGACCGCCTATATCGCTGGCGGCGCCTTTGGCACCAAAGGCGCGCTGATCCACCTGTTCCGCGACCGTAAATTCGATGTCGACGGCCTCATGATCCTGGCAGCGCTCGGCGCGGCATCGGTGGGCGCCTGGGTCGAGGGTGCAACGCTGCTGTTCCTGTTCTCGCTCTCCAACACCCTGCAAACCTACGCCATCGGCCGCAGCCGCCGCGCCATCCGCAGCCTGTACGCTCTCTATCCCGAGCAGGCGCACGTCCGGCGCGGTGACGCCGTCGTAACCGTAACCCTCAACGAGCTGGCCGTTGGCGACCTCGTCCTGATCGAGCCGGGTGAGCGTATCCCCGTGGATGGTCTCGTTCTGGGCGGCCGTTCGGCGGTCGATCAGTCTCCTATCACCGGTGAATCCGTCCCGGTCGACAAAGCGCCAGGCGACGAGGTCTTCGCCGGCACCCTCAACAAGCAGGGTGCGCTCGACGTCAGCGTGACCAAGCTCGCCGGTGAAAGCACTCTCAGCCGCATCGTCAAGCTCGTCGAACAGGCCCAGGAAAACAAGGCCCCGACCGAGCGCGCCCTCGATCGTTTCGAGGAGCGCTATGCCGTCGCCATCATCTCCTTCGTCGCATTGATGATCGTTATCCCACCGCTGCTCCTGAACGTCGACTTCCAAACGAATTTCTACCGCGCGATGGTGCTGATGACGGTTGCTTCGCCCTGCGCGCTGGCCATCAGCGTCCCCGCCTCTTTTATCGCGGCGATCGCTTCTGCCGCCCGCGGCGGCGTACTCTTCAAGGGCGGCGCTTATCTCGAATCGCTGGCCGACATCAAAGCTGTCGCGCTCGATAAGACCGGCACCCTCACAACAGGCCGGCCGCTGGTTACCTCGGTTGTGCCAATGTCCGGGATCGACGAAAATCAGCTCCTCGCCTGGGCCGCCTCCGTCGAGGTGCGCTCCGAACACCCGCTGGCCAAGGCCATCACCGACGCCGCCCAAGCGCGTGGGCTGGCCTTTGCCGAGGCAGGCGATTTCGAATCGGTCGCAGGCCGCGGCGCGCGCGGCTTGATCGCGGGCGTCGACCATTGGGTCGCCAGTCCTCTGCATCTCATTCAGATCGCGCCGATCCCAACTGAGCTAGAAGCCAGATTACATGAACTTGAAGCCCAGGGTCAGACCACCGTAGGCGTGATCCGTGGCGACACCTGGCTGGGCCTGATCGCCATGGCAGATGGCGTCCGTCCCGAATCGCGCGCCGCGATTGCCTCCCTCAAAGCGCGTGGAATCCAGACCGCCATGCTCACCGGCGACAATCCTCGCGTCGCCAACAACATCGCCGCTTCGATCGGCATCGATCTGGTATATGCCGGCCTGCTCCCCCAGGACAAAGCCTCGGTCATCGAGACCCTGCGTGCCCAATACGGTCAGGTGGCTATGGTGGGCGACGGCGTGAACGACGCCCCAGCGCTGGCGCTGGCTGACCTCGGGGTAGCGATGGGCGCCGCCGGGACCGATGTCGCCCTCGAAACAGCCGACATCGTCCTCATGGGCGACCGCATCGAGCGTCTCAGCGAGGCCATCGACCTCAGCCGCTTGGCCCGCCGTGTCGTGAAGCAGAACATGACCTTCGCCATCGGCGTGATGATCCTGCTGGTCATCGGAACGTTCGTCGTGTCGCTCCCCTTGCCGCTCGGCGTCCTCGGCCACGAAGGCAGCACGGTCATCGTCGTCCTTAACGGCCTGATCCAGCTCCTGCTGCTGCCCGAACTGCGCCGAACGAGATCCGGTTTCGCCTCTCAACCATGACGACCGGCTAGCGTATAGGCCGCAATCGGTATACGATTTGGGTCTGCGCGGCTGCGATCTCCAAGAGGCAGTGTCATGGAAGCTTATCTCGCGAATGTGAAGGCGAAGACCGGCAAGACCTGGCAGGACTTCAAAGCATTGGCCGCAGCAAAAGGCCTCGCTAAACACGGCGAAATCATTGCCTGGCTGAAGGCGGACTTCGCGCTCGGCCACGGCCACGCGAATGCCATCGCTCATATGGTGCTGCACGGCGACGCGCCGAAGGTCGACCCCGGCGAAGCGCTGACGCAGCACTTTGCCGGCGCGAAGGCCGGTTGGCGGGCGCCGTTTGATGCGCTGTTCGCGGCGCTTTCTGCCTTTGGGCCTGATGTAAGTCTTTCCGCCGGGAAGAGTTACATCAGCCTGCTCCGCAGCGGCCAGAAATTCGGAATCGTACAGATTACGGCCAAACGGATGGATATTGGGATCAAACTAAGCGGGGCGCCGTTCGAAGGGCGATTCGGCGCGTCGGGCAGTTGGAACGCCATGGTAACTCACCGCGTTCAGATCGACGACCCGAGCCAGATCGATGCCGAAGTAACCGGCTGGCTGAAGCAGGCATACGGCAAGGCGTGACTACAGCGTGTTATGCCCTTTCGATGGAGTCCTATCTCCACCCCGGTGGCGGCGTTTGCACTCCTGCACCTCCCACAGCGATTTTGTGGCGCTCACGCCACAAAATCGCAGATGAGGGGTCGAGGGGCGCAAGTCCCTCGCGGAGGAGGCGGAGGCAGCGCCTCCACAAACTAGTTCATAACAGCCTCTGGACGTGCTGCCGCACCAGAAAACCGCCGTA
Coding sequences within:
- a CDS encoding DUF4287 domain-containing protein: MEAYLANVKAKTGKTWQDFKALAAAKGLAKHGEIIAWLKADFALGHGHANAIAHMVLHGDAPKVDPGEALTQHFAGAKAGWRAPFDALFAALSAFGPDVSLSAGKSYISLLRSGQKFGIVQITAKRMDIGIKLSGAPFEGRFGASGSWNAMVTHRVQIDDPSQIDAEVTGWLKQAYGKA
- the cadA gene encoding cadmium-translocating P-type ATPase, whose amino-acid sequence is MATLAATGADTAADATNQRPQWLTVEWIEPRLVVVTLIALILGAALERSDPSSGLVALLAVTAYIAGGAFGTKGALIHLFRDRKFDVDGLMILAALGAASVGAWVEGATLLFLFSLSNTLQTYAIGRSRRAIRSLYALYPEQAHVRRGDAVVTVTLNELAVGDLVLIEPGERIPVDGLVLGGRSAVDQSPITGESVPVDKAPGDEVFAGTLNKQGALDVSVTKLAGESTLSRIVKLVEQAQENKAPTERALDRFEERYAVAIISFVALMIVIPPLLLNVDFQTNFYRAMVLMTVASPCALAISVPASFIAAIASAARGGVLFKGGAYLESLADIKAVALDKTGTLTTGRPLVTSVVPMSGIDENQLLAWAASVEVRSEHPLAKAITDAAQARGLAFAEAGDFESVAGRGARGLIAGVDHWVASPLHLIQIAPIPTELEARLHELEAQGQTTVGVIRGDTWLGLIAMADGVRPESRAAIASLKARGIQTAMLTGDNPRVANNIAASIGIDLVYAGLLPQDKASVIETLRAQYGQVAMVGDGVNDAPALALADLGVAMGAAGTDVALETADIVLMGDRIERLSEAIDLSRLARRVVKQNMTFAIGVMILLVIGTFVVSLPLPLGVLGHEGSTVIVVLNGLIQLLLLPELRRTRSGFASQP